TAGTGTGCGGATTTGCGGGACGCAAAATGCCTAAAATTAGCTTTATAAGCGTGGATTTGCCACCGCCATTTGCCCCCGTGATAGCCAAAAACTCGCCACTATCATAGATAAGATTGATATTTTCTAGCACGAGATTTTGCGTGTGATTTTGTGTGGGATTTTGCGTAGAATCGGTAAAATCAAGCGCGGAATCTTTTGTATTATCTATGAAATTCACGCGATTTGTGCGATTGCCACCATAAGCAAAGCTAAGATTTTCTATCCTAAAAAGTTCCATACATACTCCATAAACTCCACAAAATCACTAAAAATTAGAGCACACCAGCATTGGCAAACATAAAGATTCCAAGACAGAGCATACAAATAAGCGCGAAGTATTCTAATGCGCGTGAGATAGTCTGCGAAGTCGCACTCAAGCGGACTTTATGCGCAAAAATCGCAGAGATAAACACCACCGCACTCATTCCAAGCGCAATACAAATCGCGCTTAATAGCGCACTAAAAAATCCTGCCTCAAAGCATAGCAATAGCACGATTATCATCGTAGGGCAAGGCACAATCCCCGCTGCGATTATCGCGCTCCATTGAGCAAAGTCAAATCGTTTTGCTTGGTTTTTTGGCTCATTTGACTTGTCGCTACTTGCGCTTTTTGATAGATTGCAAGTTTTGCACTCACACGCGCTAGAGTGTCGCATTTTTCTAACAAGCAAGATACAAGCTAGTAGCACAATAATCACGCTAGAAACTTGCGTAATGATGATATTTGCTTGATTTGCAAGGCTTTGAACTACAACTTTTAGCACAAAAAGCCCAAGCCCCACTAGCAAAAACGCGCTTAAAATATGCACAACCCCAACTTTTAGAGCAAAACTAAAAGCCTTTGAGTAAGAGCTTTTGTGAGAGAGAAAATATGAGCTTGTAAGGAGCTTTGCGTGTCCGGGAGCAGCTGCGTGAAACACACCATAGCCAAAACTTATCGCCACAAGAAAAAGAATGCTAAAAAAGCTTGTTTTGCCTTGCTCATCGTATATATAGGATTTTATGTTTGATAGGATTTTTGCATTTAGTGTTGCTATTTTTTGCCACAAATCACTTCTAAGGTTTTGCCAAAATGTTTGTTGTGATTGCTTGGCAAAATCGCTTGCTAGATTTTGCGTATTTGGATTTTGGCTAGAATCTAGATTTTTAGATTCTAGCCCTTTTGTTTCTTGCTCTCTAAAAATAATCACATTATCAATGGTGTTGCTTGCCCACAATCTTTCATTAAGCATAAATGTTTTTTTGTGCTGTGAAAATGTGAAATTAAAAAATCCCTCGTTGTCATTGACTTGGAAGCTAAATGTGTTGGCATTTTGCAGGGGCAACTTGATTTTGTAGCGATAGATAAGAAGTGTATCTCTTATAAACATTTCATCGCTTTGCAGTGTAAATTTCGCCCTCTCTAGCTTATCGCCTTGCTTGATAAGTGCTTTTGTAAGCTGCGCTCTAGGGAGGATATAGCTTGTTAAAGACTGCTTTATTTGTGTTATTTCGCTAGGCTCTATCACTCCATTAGCGTTTTTATCATAAGTGTGAAACATCGTTTGGTTAAATTCTTTTTCAAACTCCCATTCAAAAGCTACTATGGCATTAGGTTTTTTCCCACCTTTAGAGGTTTCATCAAAATCAATGCTTATCACATTTACAACGACATTTGGGATATATGCCATACAAAGCGCGCAAGAGTAGATTTTAGATATTGCTAGTCCAAAGCAAAAAATAAATCGCCACATTTTATTAAGTCTATTTTGCTGCGTTGCCACTTAGTTTTGTGCGATTTGGCGAGCGATTTGTAGCATTGTTTTATCCCATTCTCTGCTTAAGTGATGTAGTTCTATGACATTTGCGCTTATTTCTTTGGCAAGCGTTTTTGTGGCATTTTTGGCTAGTCCTACTTGCACAAAAATCGTGCGGATTTTTTCTTTTTTGGCTAGATTTATAATCGCTTGCAAATCCTTTGCCTTAGGCTCTTTGCCCAAAATCTCCACAGGGATTTGCACCAAATCATAACGTCTTGCAAAATAGCCTAGACTTGGGTGATAGATGATAAATTTTTTGACCTTGCTTGTGGATAAAATCTGTGAGATTTGCGCGTGCAAAGAATCTAGCTCGGCTTCAAAATCCGCTAGATTTTGCGCGTAAAATTTTGCATTTTGCGGGTAGATTTCACTTAAATGTTTTGATATATTTTTGGCGATTGCTTTAGCCAAAATTGGGTCAAGCCAAATATGTGGGTCTTTGCGCTCATTTTTGTG
This genomic stretch from Helicobacter macacae MIT 99-5501 harbors:
- a CDS encoding nickel/cobalt transporter, translated to MWRFIFCFGLAISKIYSCALCMAYIPNVVVNVISIDFDETSKGGKKPNAIVAFEWEFEKEFNQTMFHTYDKNANGVIEPSEITQIKQSLTSYILPRAQLTKALIKQGDKLERAKFTLQSDEMFIRDTLLIYRYKIKLPLQNANTFSFQVNDNEGFFNFTFSQHKKTFMLNERLWASNTIDNVIIFREQETKGLESKNLDSSQNPNTQNLASDFAKQSQQTFWQNLRSDLWQKIATLNAKILSNIKSYIYDEQGKTSFFSILFLVAISFGYGVFHAAAPGHAKLLTSSYFLSHKSSYSKAFSFALKVGVVHILSAFLLVGLGLFVLKVVVQSLANQANIIITQVSSVIIVLLACILLVRKMRHSSACECKTCNLSKSASSDKSNEPKNQAKRFDFAQWSAIIAAGIVPCPTMIIVLLLCFEAGFFSALLSAICIALGMSAVVFISAIFAHKVRLSATSQTISRALEYFALICMLCLGIFMFANAGVL
- a CDS encoding metal ABC transporter solute-binding protein, Zn/Mn family: MSVIYRFLCVILGEILCASFAFGSQKPTISVSIPPQAYFVEKIAKDTADIHILIPPNSDEHSLDFKPSAVVALQKSAVYFTIGLELEEILRQKFSSVKIIDISEGVEKMRDSHEHNHAHLHDSHEHNHAHDLHKKHIHHSHDSHAHSSDSHKNERKDPHIWLDPILAKAIAKNISKHLSEIYPQNAKFYAQNLADFEAELDSLHAQISQILSTSKVKKFIIYHPSLGYFARRYDLVQIPVEILGKEPKAKDLQAIINLAKKEKIRTIFVQVGLAKNATKTLAKEISANVIELHHLSREWDKTMLQIARQIAQN